The genomic interval acaacaataaacatgtatacagGCTGGACACCGGTTTAAATCTcatgacaataaaacatattgaacTTTGAAGGGATCTTTTACAATTCCTGATATGATTATAAGTCCCTTCAATCACCTTGTGTAAACATTCCCCTTGATGGCTTGTGTACATGAAGCTTGATGGTTAAAATTGTGTAGACAGTAAGGGTCTTGAACCCGGGATCTCATTTCATGGCAAGTGCTCTACCAAGTGAGCTTACCGGGTCGCTTACACAGCTCATCACCAATCTTGCTTGAATTCTGTACTGCAACACAGGTTATCTTTAAATTCAATATGGTTTCGAGTGTGTAGTTTCAaatattgatacaatttattgtaaaaaacTGAGTGAGTGTGACATACCGAAAGGAataatcaataatgtaaaagtaCATTTGcatgtttgcaataaaataaatctGAGTTCCGTTTGTCTGGGTTGAACAATTCTGATCGGCACTTATCAGTCTCTGCCAGACATGGCCGGACCGACAGACATGACTGATAAAATATTGCAAGGTCCAATTGACAGGACCGTTTGTCCAGCAGAGGTATCAATTTTCAGGcttattcctgaattcaggatttaagccctcaaggaaaacttttgatattgatattaatcagaggattgttttggttattttaagcattcttgtcacaaaatgtcactcttaaacacaaattattgaccttaggcatattgtttacaaaggaaacataatttGATGAATCATTAAAACTCTTTTGACTCTGGTCCCCAAATTCTAGgatgattttcaggattttagatttcggtaaattgacacccctgtcCAGTCACAAATTGAGAACAAATTTGTTGGTTTGTTtcagtttgtttacatccttataggttttgttatgtcccccagtctatactgggggacatattgtttttgccctgtcagtttgttgctttgttggtttgcacaaactttaacatttggccattacttttgcaatattgaagatagcagcttgatatttggcatgcatgtgtatctcatggagctgcacaatatCCCCACCgttttttcaaaaagtgtggggataaaaagGGTTAAAATGATCATTGTTATTTGCTCAGTCATGATCTTAGCTGTCAATTTCAAGGTTTCAGTTAAGGCGGTCTctcaattgtgaaaaaatgagtagcaaacttatttaaattgtgcaaaattgagtcgcgaactattCAAACTTGTGAAAAACTTCCATTCTCTAAGAAGAAAAAGGACCCTGGTCTTGGAACCATGCAAGCCATGAAGTGAAAATGACACTTGatcaagtacatgtatttaatatatatgcAAGAGTTCTGtgataattgtttgttttattattaaaattgacTTTCAGTTCATTTAATGTTGTATTTGagaaattgatgtacatgtatttgaaaatctttGTTTGAGATATTTATAATTTTGTAGGAGGTTATATCTGTTGCTTACATTAAAAATGGTATCCttataaaacatgcacacaatagGCATTTGAGCCCTCTCTGGATTTTATTATCTTTTACTTTTAAGCCAACTTATTTTTTCCACGTTTTGCAATGAATATGGCAAGATAACATCATGTTTAGCTCCATTCAGTAAAATAGTGAGTATAATGCTCAGTATGCATAAGATTTTGTAAGagtaacattatttatttgtaaccACCAATTCGCAGCGAAAATGAAAACGTTACCAACTTAAACCATTTTCAAGATCTGTAATTCTGTTACAAAGCAAGCTTCTGGTTCATATGAGCCGTGTCATGTGAAAATCGGTCTTTAGCCAGTGTAGTTCAAAACCAACATGCACATTCGCTGATGAGACTACAAAAATTGTGTGCCTTAAAAAGGGAAGGTGTAGCTCCCTTCCAGCCTGCGCGAATACACAGACTGGTCTAAAGCTACGCTGGCTGAAAATGGCTTAAGACCATTTCCGCATGACATGGGTCTTATAATTGACAAAGCAGTAGCAACTTGTCAATTAAAAAATGAGTTGTTGATAATATGAATCCAGCTGTAAATAACTGCACATGTTTGACAAAATGTCTTCAATTGACTTTTGAATAATTGGACAAGAAGCCGTAGACAATTAACAAGGAGGGGCGTATTATGCCTTGCAACTGGTCAGTTTTCTTTTACAGGTGTTTCGGACACGGGGCAACGCTGCACAGACATCCAGGTGAACACGCCCGAGTGTCGAATGATGTCACACAACGAAGACTGGATCAAGGACTTGGCTGgcaaatgttttgttgttgacgTCACCATAAACAAGAATGACGTCACTCAGGACCTCGATGCGTCTACTGGGAAATTTGATGACGTCAGTACGTCACTTACTGAAATACAACGTACCATTTTTCAGCGAAACGAGCGATTTGTTTCTTACGTCACGCCTGGCGATCTGCCGGGTTTCAATTATGCTATGAATAAGAATTTCGTCATCACGATAAACAGCCAGATGCCTTTGCAGATGAACACGGGAGCGGTTCCAATCATGGTGCTTTTGCGAGTGCTTCTAGCGTGCGATACTATAGGTGAGTTTTGTTGGCGTGAATCTACAGTCTTGAGTAGTACGCTTCGGAAAATCACGTGCATAGCTTTTTAAAATTTTGCTAGGCTACAAACAATTTACAATCAAGTGGCTACTAGGGGGCATTTAGAAATACGGGTTGTTGACACatataatgttatattatatagttCGTATTCAAGCCTATATTATCTACCATGGTTTAGAACATAGTAAtatacatatgagccttgctctgagaaaagggggtttaatgcatgtgcataaagtgtcgtccaaaataagCAGGaccaatctgcacaggctaatcagggacgacactttccgcctagactggattttcgtcaagaagaatcttcctttaaacgaaaaatacaatggaAGCGGAAAGtatcttccttgattagcctgtgcggactgcaaaggctaatctaggacgacactttacgcacatgcattaaacccccttttctcagagtgCGACTCATATGTATACAGAAAGCATCAGATCAGTATCTGATTGCTTTATTTCGTGTTCTTTACTCTTGTTTCGCCAATAAGCGCTCTCGCTTTGAGTTCTTTAAGTATGACTGCCGGGGTAATATCGTTAAGTTTACTTTATGCTGTGATTATATATAATTCTATGATCACAGAAGATGCTAGAGACGCTTTTTGAGTTTTTGAATGAATTATTATTCGATAATACAAGCGTGTTCTGCTGAATTTTGTGTGTACTATTATTGCGAGAAATCATGTTGTTTTAGATGAGATTGTGGCAGTGATGAAGAACGAGCCAGTGGGAAGTTGTTACGGTATCAACGTCAACATCGCCAGTATCCACACCGACGACATGTGGTCGCTGGAGGTGTACACATTCAAGGTAACGTAGTGACGTCATGTTCGAAGGAAAATCGACCAGGGATTTCAATATAGCTTTTAAAAAACAGGAGTCATTTTCAGTCGTTAAATTTAAATGTCATGGTGTCAAAATACTGAAGTGTTGatattttgtttctaaatattTGTAGATTGCTCTACAAATGTTGCATTGtataactttttgaatatatTGCTCCACTTTAAACAACATTGCGTGTGTtataaaattgcaaaatgcttgcatgACACAGCAGGATTCTGcttttaccctttgcatgcttggaaatttgtcgtctgcaaaaatgtcgtctgctgaatttctaaaattagcattttcttcgatttttttcaaacaatactatcagaatagcaaacagtttggatcatgatgagacgccacattctgtggcgtctcatctggatccaaactgtttgcaaaggcctttaaaattcggttcccgcactgaaagggttaaaagtcATCTAAATAATTAGATAGTCTTAGTGGCGTATGATAGAAAAAGCTACtagaaataaattaaattgagGCAAATAAGCGAATTTCGAAAGTATCCCAACCTTCATCATGTGGTCGCTAGAGGTGTAGGCTCTTAACTGACATAGAAACGCAGTAACGTCTTGACATAATTACGTCATAACTTGCGTTCGTAGAAACAGCTTTACTTAATAACATTTTAAGGTCGCATTGAACGTTAGATATGATGCCCCGAAGATACGATCTTGTTTAGGCAGAGGTGTAGTGTTGGATATCACTCAGATTGATACGGTAGATACGGATGCTGACAGGGTTTTGTTTTTGTCCAATTTGAACAAGTACCCATACTgtgaaaattggaaaaaaaattggcgtgaaaaaccctgaaattgggaaaattcattTCGTGAAATCTTCAGTTTGGGAATTATTGGTCTTTTTTAATAGCTCGGTACTTAATTGCACATACCCAtcttaatattcttttacatgcTTTTTAGATGAAATGTTCAGTTTTCATGctcattttattttttcacttgcAGATACCTATAATACACGTTGAGAAATTGACGCAACCTTCCTCTCTTTTGGGAGTTTTTCGGACTGCAATTGGGAATTTCATAATTTTTCCTCAATTTGGAAAGTGCCTTTGACAGGTACtctttaaagaaggaaaaaaaagtctgatattTTGAAACGGCACGATATTTTATACTATGCCAATGCTGACAATCATGGCCGTTTAAAAGAACTCTTTTTATGTATTATCTGTTATTTATTGTTAGCACAATTTCTAAAGTCTCGTATGAACGGATGATAAATATTACTGTAGTCATAAACTGAAGCTGAATGCACAATAATAGCTTAGCATGTAATAGATGAAACAATCCTTTTTTTTAATCTAGAGAAccgttttttttcttttcgatATTGCAACAATGTGTCTAGCCCTTCTGGGTTGTGCATAGACAACGCTCAAGTGaactgatatcgccttattcccAGTTTATATTCCATGCCGACAAAATGTGTACATGAACTCAaaaattaacccattaatgcctagcgtcctgaaaaaaggacattgcaaacagcgtagacccagatgagacaccgcatgatgcggcgtctcatctgggtctgcgctgtttgcttaaaggaatttcagtaagtaatattctaaatatagaaataaataaactagacattcctaattttggaaataaattaatccaatttagaaggatgggagagtccactaggcataaatgggttaataaactgTCGCTGATGATTCATAAGCCCTACGTAGTACATTTTTCTATTGAAACGTGAATTCTTTTCCAAACCATGTAAAGCTATGCGTGCGAATAAGTTTTGCTTTATTATTTACTAGATCAATCAATCAAACTTCGATTTTGTGCTGAATTATTCATTGATATTGTTCAGTTGTCATGCTACCGATATACATGCCCCCACCCCCCTCTCCTAGTTTTGAAGCTAAAGTATCAACCGTTAATTATGTACAGTATGGCAAGTAACGCTGAAGGTGTTTACTGCATGGATAGTGATAGTTGATGTATGTTAGTTTGTTAACAAGATATTAGTTTGATGGTTGAATTAAGAATTAAACATATTTGTGCCAGAGATTTAATGGTCATTTTGATTGCTGACTGTATTATGATGAAGTACAAATTGACCCTgtcatttgaatgaaaattaaatacaaccatgtttgcttttttttttgcactagatttattttgtaaaaattccaTTAAGCGTTAGAGCGGAAAATTGCGATCATTATGGAAGTTTTATTACTTGCATGGAATACTTCACTGCATTGGCCTTATGCCGTtttcatatattgtatacatatacataGATTGAATTTTAATCGTTGTTATTGTCTTTAGTTCTTTGACTGTAATGAGGCATGACGTTATAAAAGAAATTTGGGTAAATAACGTTGTAACATGAAAAAAACGTCACGATGTGAGGAAAAAGATCTACCCCTGGACGTCCTTTCATGTTAATATATTGACCtaatctgtgaaatgtatttgagcctcgccgtgtaaaaagggggtttaatgcatgcgcgtcaagtgtcttcccagatcagcctgggcagtccgctaaggctaatcagggacggtactttccgcttttattgcatttgtcgtttaaaggaagactcttcttgacaaaacttcagttaaggcggaaagtgtcgtccctgattagcctgtgcagactacacaggctaatctgggacgaaactttacgcacatgcatcaaacccctatttcacagagcgagacttatttgtattattttgattACAATAGGATGGATCATCGGTTCTCCTGACCCACTTACCGATGCAGCCAACCGGAAGTCCACACTACGTGCACGCAAACCAGTACAAGTACTTCCAGGGGGGCAAACAAGAGCATTACCAGCACTCAATCGACCGCGCTCGAGTCGCCGAATCACTTCCGCCACCCACGGATATGGCGGGAATCTGTGCTATCCTAGGCGATTCTTCACATCCGGAACATCCCATCTACCGCGTACCCACACTGGCGAGAAGCGCTACTCTGACAACGGCGGTGTTTGACTTCCACCGGAAAGAAATGCACGTGTTCAATGCAAACCCAAAAACTAACAAGCCGCTGTTCGTGGTACCGTTTCTGGAGTAACGTTTAATGAAAACAGAGTCAGGCCTTTACTGATGTAAAAACGGGTCCGTTTTATTCCCAACGCAAAATGGTGAAACAAAAAAATcctaatttgaagaaaaaaaatcccctataacaaaaaataaataaaataagtgtcTACCGATTATTatttctcaattttatttcaataacatctAACGAAGAACtataatttacattttctttcttattttgtaaattattatatagagctttattaaattagtttttccgaAATCAGTACACTTTGCgtggaaaaaaatcccaattacaaaattgcatttttcccaaaatatCCAGGAAAAAGCCTGAGGATCTCATATATATAAAATGAGGTTGTATAATTTGTTCTAATTTGTGCAATTTTGTGGTAAATGTTGTGGTTGTTGCATTTCATATTGCAATCTGTCTTAATTTGAATGTGTTTTCACTAAATGATTGAATGTATTGTCACTAAATGATTGAGTGTATTTTCACTCAATGATTAAATGTATTTTCACTAAATGATTGAGTGTATTTTCACTAAATGAATGAGTGAATTTTCACTAAATGATTGAGCGTATTTTCACTAAATGATTGAGTGTATTTTCACTAAATGATTGAATGTATTTTCACTATATGATTTAATGTATTATCACTAaatgaataaatgtattttaataaatgattaaatgtattttcaataaaTGATTGAGTGTATTTTCAATGAATGATTGAACTAAGATTTGATATGGTATATACTCAGAAAATTCTACTTTAGTATCCCATCCTAGTCAATGGTTAAAGTTTAAAGAGTTTTGGGTTTTTTGCTTTTTGCTTGttaataattcaaatatttttttatatatttatatatttttttttttacttctcaATCAATGCATTccaaatgtaaataatttaatattattcgCAGTTCAGGGGAATTTGTTAAGTTGTTCATTCGTAAAGAGTAATAAGGATTGAAATACAGATTAAATATATACACGAGTTGAATGTGAGTTATttgtgttttcattgtttttatttgtttttttacataactGCGCTCACATGTATCCAATGGAGGTAAATGAAGAGCATCTTAATTTCAATTGAAGATCTATGAAAGAGCTCCATTATACAAATTTGATATGATAATGGTGCACTGGTGTTcggtatatacatgtaaaaatgCATATTGAATTCCTTGGGTATTAACATGTTTTACGGATGAATTAAacagtaaattatatattaaatagatTGCTTATTTGGCTATTTCTTAGACTGATGTATTACAGAACATACATACACTAGGAATAGTTCTTAAACTTGAAAAGCACATGCAAAGGTGTAGGTAGGAAATGAGTGGACTCAAcgcgttttataaaaaaaaatcgaaaacaagggaaatttaattgaaacagtATTTATTATGATACTTTCAAATCAAAATGACATGTGAATTACATACAAGATAAGAAAACAAGTAACTTAACTTATATGAATTCTTCTCTGTGACTTATTTGTCCAACTAACGATGGACATGAAACATATGTAACATACTTGgagtgagcctcgctctgtgaaaagggggtgtaatgcagtccgcacagacttatcggaaacgacactttccgcctaaactggatgtttgctaagaagagactttctgtaaacgaaacatatcatacaaactgaaagtaatgtctatgattagcctgtgcggactgcacaggctattctgggacgacactttacgcacatgcatttaatcccgttttctcagagcgcgactcaaataTACTGCTCATTGGGCTATTTTTGAGACGGATGTTTTACTGAACATACTACGAATAGTTCGTAATCTTGAAAAGAGCATGCACAGATGAAGGTAGGATAGTGTACTCCATGCGCTTTATAACAAAATCCGTTTGGTTTAAAAAGAATGTTTTAagataatttgaaaacaacatatGAATTACATTCATACACAAATGGATAATAAAATTAGTAACTAAAAACTTATATCAATTTTTCTTCATCGTGTTTTGTGTTAAACTTACAATGAAACCTATGAAACATACTTGAAgtactcagtttcgtatccagtagggATTGAAGTAAGTTTAAACAGAACAGTCCTCACTGTTTTCTGATTGATTTCGCCTGAATAGACTTTTTCAAAGATTGCTTTTACAAATTGACTTCATTTTCTTtacgtttttaaacaaaacaagtgtACGTGTATATTACAATATACAGTTAGACTATTTAACAGtgcatatacaattgttttgttgagAAACATAAAGACAATGTATTCCTTTTTTTAAccaactttgaaaaagcctataaaggcgaaatatatcaggaaagattGAATACTTTAAGTATTTTTACATTTGCGTCTTGATCGAAACATAGACGGCGGCATCGCCTTGTGATGTATTCGCTGAGTGATTGTTTAAGACGCGGCTGACACATCAACATTTTCGGTGCAGACAAACCCGGCTCCCGGGAATTCTACGGTGTCTAATCCAATCCCTTTGTCTGCGTCAACAACTTTCAATCATTAAGCAGACGAAAAGAAAGAAGACAAAACCATGCACTGGGAGACAGTAATCGAATTACAGTCACACTGTATCAATATAATATTGATCGAGACGGTGTTTTTCCCAATGCTTTTCGCGATATTGAACGTGATTTAGACCTAATTGCGTATTAAATCTTGTAGTATCTGTCTTCTTCGCGTTGTTATTAGCCTTTCGGTCTGAAGGATAAAGTCGCAGACACGTTTATTATGCTATATCAAACTATCCGATGTAGGTAGGACAGAAGGGAACTGGAcgcgttttataaaaaaaaatcgaaaacaagggaaactttgtttaaacaatatttattaagaTAATTTGAACATGAAATATCGATTATATTCACACAAAAATGGATAAGAAAACAATTTACTAAAAACTGATATGAATTCTTCTCCATGAATGTGTGTGTCCAACTTAAGATGGACATGAAACATATGAAACATACTTGAAGTGAGGCTCGCTCTGTGCAACGGGGTTTAaagcatgcgcgtaaagtgtcgtcccagattagcctgtggagttcgaacttgcttatcagggacgacactttccgtcgaAACTGGATttgtttttgctaagaagaggccttctttaaacgaaaagtagtgccgtccttgattagcctgagcggactgcacatgcttttaaccccgttttctcagagcgcgactcaagtatttttttatttgcgtCCTTATTGAAATGTCGACTGAGGCTCCGCCTTGTGATGTATTTGCTGAGTGATTGTTTAAGACGCGGCTGACACATAAACCTTTTCGGTGCAGACACACCCGGCTCACGAAGGAATTCTACGGTGTCTAATCCAATCCCTTTGTCTGCATCAACAACTTTCATTCATTTAGCAGACGAAAAGAAACAAGACAAAAACATGCACTGGGAGACAGTAATCGAATTACAGTCACactgtgtcaatattatattgatCGAGACGGTGTTTTTCCCAATGCTTTTCGCGACATTGAACGTGATTTATACCTTATAGCGTATTAAATCTTGTAGTATCTGTCTTCTTCGCGTTGTTATTAGCCTTTCGTCTGACGGATGAAGTAGCAGACAAGTTTTTTATGCTTCATCAAACTATCCGATAAGTTCGCACAGTTCGATTTCGTGAAACAAAATGATGCAGTTTTCTTAGGGCTGGCAAATTGACCCCATGCAGTGGCATCATTTGAGCAAACTTGGCGGAGGACATCAGGTCTTACATGGCAAATATCAAACTCTGGCTCTTGCGGGTTCAAAAGCGCAATTTGTTTTCTATTGCGCAAACGTATGAAAACAAACTAGCTTCTCCCCTCGGAAGTCATGTTTATTGACGGATCAAACTATTTTCAACAGCCATGGTCCAGGATCACCCAAGTaacattttaaccaaattattttCGAATCAGGATTTTGGTTTGTGACAATGATAATTGTTAgtgtttttatatacacatttagaACCTTGAAATTGAAATTGCAACCAGAGATTTAAATAACAATGGTAGAGCTTTGTACAAGAAAGATTCCTGCCAGGTTTTATCAATTTTGGCAAAGCTGTTCACGAGACGTCTTTTGTAGAAAAATTAACGCACatactgacggacggacggaagaacgACGCAGCTCACGATATTTAAAAATATCTCAAATGAACACTACGCGCCAAGGTCATCTTAACAATATTTCATACAGGCCATCGTCGGAACCCACAGTTTTAATGCGTTAACGGGCGCTCTAGAAGCATAAGTGAAGGTTGTTTACGGCGATCGGCACACGCGTATACGTGAACgtaattatgtatttaaacgTAATTAAATAATGgataaattacttttaaatgtGCGGTCACCAATTTGTTCCAGTGACACAAAACTAATTTCAGATCAACTGGAACAGTTATTTCGCagttaatttcttaaataaatctAACAAACCCCTTAGAGCACATGCGTTTGTTTGGTCGGTGGAAACTAGCTGTTTTGAAGTATGAACAATATGTCCCAATACAGACACTTCAAAATAACAAGTTTTTGCACAACAGTTGTTAATCGTTAATGGGTCGAAAAAGGCCGTAGTATGTATGAGAaacaaaaatggttttgaatattttctaaattataagTCTAAATTGTTCTCAAGTTGTTCGAACGAAGCAAACAAAAGGCGAGCAAATGAAATTGGAATTTTCGAGGTTCATCAcctattttacaaaatacattgtaAGGGAAACAACTTTGGGAGGATATTTATTGATGTCGGTGACGTAGTTGTCTTCCTTTGAATTCGGCGCAggtttaattcaaattaaaagtgGATGGGTTATGCGTTTCTCTtgtgattatttttattattatttattattattatgcaccCACCAAGACGTTCCAGATACTCATAACAAAGTTCGGATTATGTGGAATTATTATTTCGCtgtttatttcttaaatgaaataaatctttctAACCAATAAGAGCACGAGTTTAAGGTAAGTGAAAACTCGCTGTTTTGGAATAATGAGCAATGCATAGTCACTTTACAGACGTTTCAAACTACCGATTTTGCACATATGTTGTGAATCGTTAATGGGGTCGAAATAAGTATTTTCATGTATGAGAAACGAACAGGTTTATAAATAAGTcatgctctgagaaaacggggtaaaatgcatgtgcgtaaagtgtcgtcccagattagcctgtgaagttcgcacaggctcatcagggacgacaatttcagcctaaactagattttagataagaagagactttctttgtaCGAAGAATgttatcaaagcggaaagtgtcgtccctgataagcctgtgcagtctggactacacaggctaatctgggcgacaatttacacacatgtagTATATTCTCTTTTAACAGAGCGCGgcacatatgtatttaaaaaagacGGTTATGTAATGACGTTTATTATGCGATCCCCAAAGACGTTCTAGTGACCCCCAAACTACTTTCAGATCAATTGGAACAGTTATTACTTTCTGGTCGATTTAAAAGTTGCACAGATGGCAAAAAATAGAGCGAGTGTATACAGTTGGTGCTGTGGTATGAAG from Dreissena polymorpha isolate Duluth1 unplaced genomic scaffold, UMN_Dpol_1.0 chrUn014, whole genome shotgun sequence carries:
- the LOC127863540 gene encoding uncharacterized protein LOC127863540, giving the protein MSIRRLTVKASSCFDAGYQIGKHFKSSYEYMFQTKASKVLKSFYDTEEGKTFVDSCVSESEKCYPGIMQEIRGVSEGSGLPLENFLLHSVSSEIWLHYRPEGPLEGVSDTGQRCTDIQVNTPECRMMSHNEDWIKDLAGKCFVVDVTINKNDVTQDLDASTGKFDDVSTSLTEIQRTIFQRNERFVSYVTPGDLPGFNYAMNKNFVITINSQMPLQMNTGAVPIMVLLRVLLACDTIDEIVAVMKNEPVGSCYGINVNIASIHTDDMWSLEVYTFKDGSSVLLTHLPMQPTGSPHYVHANQYKYFQGGKQEHYQHSIDRARVAESLPPPTDMAGICAILGDSSHPEHPIYRVPTLARSATLTTAVFDFHRKEMHVFNANPKTNKPLFVVPFLE